The proteins below come from a single Miscanthus floridulus cultivar M001 chromosome 1, ASM1932011v1, whole genome shotgun sequence genomic window:
- the LOC136472033 gene encoding uncharacterized protein → MAGEEERKRVLVVGGSGYLGQHLLTVSSAADRLDVAFTHQSPALPQPLLDALPSVHADLCSGDGLEVISTSFGQPHVVVNCAAMSVPRACEMDPPAAMATNVPSSLVNWLLSFGNGDSLLIHLSTDQVYEGVKSFYKEEDETVPMNMYGKSKVAAEKLIVEKCSNYAILRSSIIYGPQTISPVAKSLPVQWMDGVLSQGQQVEFFNDEFWCPVYVKDMVDIILSLTKTWLSDGKKV, encoded by the exons ATGGcgggggaggaggagaggaagcggGTGCTGGTGGTGGGCGGCAGCGGCTACCTAGGCCAGCACCTCCTCACGGTGTCCTCCGCCGCTGACCGCCTCGACGTCGCTTTCACCCACCAGAGCCCCGCCCTGCCACAGCCGCTCCTCGACGCGCTCCCCTCCGTCCACGCCGACCTCTGCTCCGGAGATGGCCTCGAGGTGATCTCCACGTCCTTCGGCCAG CCACACGTAGTTGTCAACTGTGCTGCGATGTCAGTTCCTCGGGCATGTGAAATGGATCCACCTGCTGCTATGGCTACCAATGTGCCTTCTTCACTTGTGAATTGGTTGCTGAGTTTTGGGAATGGCGACTCACTTTTAATTCATCTATCAACTGATCAAG TTTATGAGGGGGTGAAATCCTTCTACAAAGAAGAGGACGAGACAGTGCCGATGAACATGTATGGAAAATCTAAAGTTGCTGCAGAGAAACTCATTGTTGAGAAATGCTCAAACTATGCGATCTTGAGAAGCAGCATTATCTATGGGCCACAAACAATCTCTCCTGTGGCAAAATCCCTTCCCGTTCAG TGGATGGATGGTGTTCTTTCACAAGGCCAGCAGGTTGAGTTCTTCAATGATGAATTCTGGTGCCCTGTCTATGTCAAAGATATGGTGGACATAATTTTGTCATTGACAAAAACTTGGTTATCAG ATGGCAAAAAAGTCTAG